A segment of the Candidatus Babeliales bacterium genome:
CATTCCCATCGCGTATGGTGATGTAAGTTGTATAGAAAAACCTCGCACTGATGCCAAACACAGTTGATAGAGGAATTGTGCCTGAGCACTATTACAATTTTGTAGAGCTTTCTCTTCTGCAACCGCTACTAACTGATGCAACATAAGACTAGCCTTATCTTCATCACCATTCCCTCCCGAAGCAATCTTCCTGCCATCAGGACTGAATGCTACTGACATCACATCATGAGGGTGACCAGCCAAGACCTTATGCGTTATTTCTTCTGGATTACTTACATTCCACAATATAAGATTATCCTGTTTACCCAAACACCCGGAAACAATCATGTTGCCATCAGAATTGAATGCTACCGTCCACACATAATCAGGATGACCTACCAAAACCTTATGCGTTATTGCCTCTGGATTACTTATATTCCACAATAGAAGATTATTCTCTTCACCACTACTGCCCGAAACGATCATCTTTCTATCAGTACTGAAGGCTGCCGTTTCTACGCCGCTAGGATGGCCTTTCAAAACGTGCTGCGTTATTTCTGCTGGATTACTTATATCCCACACTATAAGATTGTCCCTTGGTCCAGAACAACCTGAAACAATCTTGCTGCCATCAGGACTAAACGCTGCCATCAGCACATCATTAGGATGACCTGCTAAAACCTGATGCGTTATTTCTTCTGGATTACTTACATTCCACAATATAAGATTATTCTGTTGTCCCCAACACCCTGAAATAATCCTGTTACCATCAGGACTGAATGCTACCGTATTCACATCATTAGGATGCCCTGCCAAAACCTGCTGCGTTATTGCTCCTGGGTTGCTTATATCCCACAATATAAGATCATTCTGCATCGAACCTCTCGAAACAATTTTACTACCATCAGGACTAAATACTGCCTCCTCTACGCCATCAGGATGGTCTTCCAAAACTTGATACGTGATTTCTTCTGGATTACTTATATCCCACATTATAAGATTGTCCCTCGATCCCAAACAACCTGAAACAATCTTATTGCCATCAGGACTGAATACTGCCGTCTTAACGCCATCAGGATGGTCTTCCAAAGCTTGATACGTGATTTCTTCTGGATTACTTATATCCCACAATATAAGATTCTTCCTCTGTCCCAAACAACCTGAAACCATCTTGCTACCATCAGGACTGAACGCTACCGTCCATACACTACCAAGATGACCCGCCAAAACCTGATGCGTCACTGGAAGCATTCTAAGAATCGGATCAATAAAATATGGAACTAAGAATCTCCCTTGCACGTCAGACGGCACAATATAACTCAAACAAAATGCACTCACACCATGCGCCTGAATGCGTCCCGCCGTGTTAACCAATGTGTGCATTTTACCTTGATCAAGAGACAATATGGTTTGTCCAGGAGCCAATTGCGGAACATCTTCGTTGAAAAGAGTGTTATAAAAAGACTGAAAAAGGCCAAGCGAAATATACCCCAACGCATTACGCATCAACTCCAATTCTTCTGAAGTTATCATTGTTGCTTGTATTGGATTATCTAAACTATTTAAATCCTTCTGATGTTCTAACAACACTAACAATACTTTCATTTCATCTATTTTCCATCGCTCAACTCCAATTGTTTTATCATCTGAAGTCTTAACGTAAACAATGGCATTTTTATCTGTTTTTGTTGGTTCATCCATCGCTCCCAACGATACTGTTGCGAGCACTAACAATAGTACATGTTTTACATTCATACCACACCTCTAAATATTAAAAACAATAAATATATTTCACTGTAAAATATAAAATATATTCTATTATAAAATCAATAAATGAATACTTATTGGGAATAAAATCAGAAAATTCTTCCTCCCGCTCGCTTGACCCCTGTTGCGTTAAAACTTCACAGGGGACCTCTTTATAGAATTGCCCTGCTTGCCCGACGAAGCTTTATGCGAAGTAGGGAGTGTTTTTGCTTGCAAAAAATATCGAAGGGTCAAATCCCAATGCCACGTTTTTTCAAACTCTTACGAGAAATAGATTGCGTATGCTTACGCTCCATGCCCATCTTTTGTAAAAAGTGATAAAAAAATTCACGATCCGGTCCTTTAACAACAGCTTGTTCATGCGCTTCAGCCAATGCAACAGGATAACCACCACCTTTAACACACTGATCAACCACTATCTGCGCAATCATATCAACAGAACTTTTGTTTTGTGCAATCCATGATGGTATTTCCACTCGTCCAATTTCACTGCCAACATGTACGTAAAAAAAGAATGGTCGCAGATGAGCCGGATAATAAACACTAATACTACTGTGATTACTAAAAACTACAGAACGAGTGTATGGTTCTAAAACACTGTACATAATACCACTATCAATAACACTATCGACTGATTCGTACAGCTCTTTTTGTGCAACGTCAAAATTGCATAAATACAAACGAACCAAACTCATTAATTCTTTACTTTTTGGCATGCTTATATACCAACAGGTAGGTACTTTTTCGTGATAAAGTTCATCTAACAGCGCAAGATATGCGTTTAAAAACTGATCTCTTACATCAATTTCTTTTGATGATAAATGCCAAAAAATTAATGATCCATCAAAGAGTAATAACGATGTTGCATCACCATAATCATTTTTTATTTTTTTTGCTAAATCAAGACCAGCTCGCAGTTCAAGTTCTTGTCGCTTACAATTGACGCCATCGGTGGTGAATGGTTGTTGATGTTCATCAACTCCTGCAAACACGGTTGGATCGGAAAATAATTGTACACGCTTATTTTCAATA
Coding sequences within it:
- a CDS encoding WD40 repeat domain-containing protein: MNVKHVLLLVLATVSLGAMDEPTKTDKNAIVYVKTSDDKTIGVERWKIDEMKVLLVLLEHQKDLNSLDNPIQATMITSEELELMRNALGYISLGLFQSFYNTLFNEDVPQLAPGQTILSLDQGKMHTLVNTAGRIQAHGVSAFCLSYIVPSDVQGRFLVPYFIDPILRMLPVTHQVLAGHLGSVWTVAFSPDGSKMVSGCLGQRKNLILWDISNPEEITYQALEDHPDGVKTAVFSPDGNKIVSGCLGSRDNLIMWDISNPEEITYQVLEDHPDGVEEAVFSPDGSKIVSRGSMQNDLILWDISNPGAITQQVLAGHPNDVNTVAFSPDGNRIISGCWGQQNNLILWNVSNPEEITHQVLAGHPNDVLMAAFSPDGSKIVSGCSGPRDNLIVWDISNPAEITQHVLKGHPSGVETAAFSTDRKMIVSGSSGEENNLLLWNISNPEAITHKVLVGHPDYVWTVAFNSDGNMIVSGCLGKQDNLILWNVSNPEEITHKVLAGHPHDVMSVAFSPDGRKIASGGNGDEDKASLMLHQLVAVAEEKALQNCNSAQAQFLYQLCLASVRGFSIQLTSPYAMGM
- a CDS encoding DNA double-strand break repair nuclease NurA, which produces MLDRLKLIIELQHVADKLFVDVTPSYHLAQDVWQSIIKDSTFLYKVRQVNNAPWPVPLWQDNLGDSIAVEKVVSPYVAFSVDGSQIYPDRHNVLSCCLINTGSVVLPYNIENKRVQLFSDPTVFAGVDEHQQPFTTDGVNCKRQELELRAGLDLAKKIKNDYGDATSLLLFDGSLIFWHLSSKEIDVRDQFLNAYLALLDELYHEKVPTCWYISMPKSKELMSLVRLYLCNFDVAQKELYESVDSVIDSGIMYSVLEPYTRSVVFSNHSSISVYYPAHLRPFFFYVHVGSEIGRVEIPSWIAQNKSSVDMIAQIVVDQCVKGGGYPVALAEAHEQAVVKGPDREFFYHFLQKMGMERKHTQSISRKSLKKRGIGI